The segment TTTTAGAAATTAACATTTGACACCCTCTTAAGACGAATGGTAGAATACTCGTATGTTAATCCGCAAGTCCTTTCAATTCAGACTGTATCCGACTAAGAAACAAAAGAGGTTGCTGCAGGAGTGTCTAAACGAGTGCAGATGGCTCT is part of the Candidatus Neptunochlamydia vexilliferae genome and harbors:
- a CDS encoding helix-turn-helix domain-containing protein; the protein is MLIRKSFQFRLYPTKKQKRLLQECLNECRWL